The genomic region GGCCTGAGCCGAGGTCAGGGCCTTAATCATCGTCCAATTGGCCGTCGTCTTCTTCACCACGTCCAAAGCGCTGATGATGGGAACCCCGCCGCGCACCAGCGTTCCTAGCATACGGCTAAACCGGGCAATAGCAATTTTTCGCAGCAACATCCCAAAAACCGGCAAACGAAGTGCTACCTGGTCAATAACCGGTCGGACGCGGGGCTGCCGCGCTAGAAGGGCTACGCCGTAAATACCGGCGGCGGCGACGCCAAAGACACCCGGCCAGTAATTGCGGAGGAAATGGCTGACACCCAGCAGTACCCGCGTCAGCAGCGGCAGCTCAACTTTCAAGTTGTTAAATAAAGTCATAAAAGTGGGAAAAACAAAAGTTAAAATAAAAGTTACCGATAAAGCGGCCATGGCAATGACTACTGCCGGATAGACAAGCGCCGACTTGACTTTCTCGTTGAGTTTGTGTTCTTTCTCGAAATGTACGGCCAGGCGGTTCAAGACCTCGTCCAGGACGCCGCCCAGTTCGCCCGCTTCCACCATGCTCACCATGATGACCGGAAAGACCTGAGGATGATTGCCCAGCGCCCGGGATAAAGTTTCCCCTTCCTGGACCTTGCGGTAGACGTCTTGGACGGCCGATTTAAGCTTTGGGTTGTACGTCTGATCGATCAAGATACTCAAACAATTGAGGAGCGGGAGCCCCGCATCTATCATTGTGGCGAACTGACGGCAAAACACGGCGAGGTCTTTAACGGTTACCCGCCTTACCATATTTATAAGGCTATGAAAAGAAAACGGTTCCTTTTTTTCTTTAATTTGAGTTACATAATATCCTTGGCCACGAATATACGCCGCGACGGCAGCCTCGTTTTCGGCCAAAATAGTACCTGTCACCACCTGGCCAGTACGGTCTTTGGCCTTATATTCAAACGGTTTGGCCACCTGTTCCACTCCTGTCAAGAGCGTCTACCGTATCATATTCTGTAAACGCTGAAATGATTATCCATTGATCAGCTTCAGAAACATTTCCTGGTCCATTGCCCGCGCCAGGGCATCTTCCCTGCTGATAAGGCCGCGCCGGTACAAGTCACGCAGCGCCATGTCCATGGTCTGCATCCCCACCTTGCCGCCGGTTTGGATAACCGAGAGAAGTTGATGGGTTTTGCCTTCGCGGATAAGGTTGCGCACTGCCGGCGTAGCCACCAGCACTTCCAAGGCGGCCACCCGGCCCCTTCCGTCCTGACGGGGCAGGAGCTGCTGGGCAATAATCCCCTGGAGGGTTAGGGAAAGCTGCACCCTGATTTGCTGTTGCTGATAAGGTGGAAAGACATCGATAATCCGGTCAATGGTTTGGGCGGCATCGCCAGTATGCAGGGTGGCAAACACCAGGTGCCCGGTCTCAGCGGCAGTAATGGCAATCCCGATAGTCTCGGCATCGCGCATCTCGCCCACCAGTATGACGTCCGGGTCCTCCCGCAGGGCCGCCCGCAGCGCATTGGCGAACGAACGGGTGTCGGTGTTTATTTCTCGCTGATTGACAATGCACTTTTTATGCTGGTGCAAATATTCGATCGGGTCTTCCAATGTGATGATGTGACACGACCGCTCGCTGTTAATGAGATCAATCATAGCCGCTAGCGTTGTTGACTTGCCGCTTCCTGTCGGACCGGTTACCAGCACCAGCCCGCGCGGCTTACGGGCCAGCGTCTTTATTACTTCCGGGTGGCCCAATTCATCAAGGGTAGGTACTTTCTCGGCAACAACCCGGACGGCTATGGCCGTAAAGCCGCGTTGCCGGAAAGCGTTCACGCGGAAACGGCTAAATCCCGGGATCGCATAGGAAAAATCAACTTCTCCCTGTTCGCGGAATTTGGCTTGCTGCTCCGCCGTAGCTATAGAATTAAAAAGTTTCTCAGTTGCATCAGCAGTAAGAGGTGAAGAATCTGTTAGAACCAGACTGCCGTGAATGCGCAGAACCGGCGGCGCCCCTACCGTAATATGTAGATCGGAAGCCTGACGCAGCACCGCTTCCCGTAATAACTCTTCCACTGTCATTTAGTTAGCCCCCATATTCACCAGTATAGGCAACACGCATAACCTCTTCTATCGTCGTTATTCCCGCTAAAGCCTTGTCAACGCCGTCCTGCCGCATGGTACGCATGCCTTCCTGCTTGGCGACTGCTGCCAGCTCGTCGCTGGACGTTCGCCGATTGATAAGTTCCCGCAACCTCGGGCTAACTTTCATCACTTCGTGAATAGCTACTCGGCCACGATACCCGGTATGACTGCAGCGTGGGCAGCCAACGCCACGGTATAGCGTAATGTCCTGAGCGGACAAATGCCCAAGAAACAATCGTTCCGGCGCTTCGGCCTCCGGAGTGTATGGCTTCTTGCAGTCCGGACAAATGACCC from Thermosinus carboxydivorans Nor1 harbors:
- a CDS encoding type IV pilus twitching motility protein PilT encodes the protein MTVEELLREAVLRQASDLHITVGAPPVLRIHGSLVLTDSSPLTADATEKLFNSIATAEQQAKFREQGEVDFSYAIPGFSRFRVNAFRQRGFTAIAVRVVAEKVPTLDELGHPEVIKTLARKPRGLVLVTGPTGSGKSTTLAAMIDLINSERSCHIITLEDPIEYLHQHKKCIVNQREINTDTRSFANALRAALREDPDVILVGEMRDAETIGIAITAAETGHLVFATLHTGDAAQTIDRIIDVFPPYQQQQIRVQLSLTLQGIIAQQLLPRQDGRGRVAALEVLVATPAVRNLIREGKTHQLLSVIQTGGKVGMQTMDMALRDLYRRGLISREDALARAMDQEMFLKLING
- a CDS encoding type II secretion system F family protein, which produces MAKPFEYKAKDRTGQVVTGTILAENEAAVAAYIRGQGYYVTQIKEKKEPFSFHSLINMVRRVTVKDLAVFCRQFATMIDAGLPLLNCLSILIDQTYNPKLKSAVQDVYRKVQEGETLSRALGNHPQVFPVIMVSMVEAGELGGVLDEVLNRLAVHFEKEHKLNEKVKSALVYPAVVIAMAALSVTFILTFVFPTFMTLFNNLKVELPLLTRVLLGVSHFLRNYWPGVFGVAAAGIYGVALLARQPRVRPVIDQVALRLPVFGMLLRKIAIARFSRMLGTLVRGGVPIISALDVVKKTTANWTMIKALTSAQASIRDGLGLAAPLGASSIFTPMVVQMVAIGEETGELDKMLEKIADFYESDVDDMVSRLSSMLEPLLIGILGAVIGLIVIAVVLPLFDVMTNFNRTL